In the Zingiber officinale cultivar Zhangliang chromosome 5A, Zo_v1.1, whole genome shotgun sequence genome, tgtAGAAATATTTATCATAATTGAAGCATGGATGTGCTACATCTTTTATAATAGAGGTGAactatatttggtttaatcatgaattagtcatgaactaacttggtttagttgtgaaccaaaccaagagattaatgggctaattttggttaagagataatggattggatttgtgctttctaatccaactcattaaagaggattatatatagatgtaactGGAAAAAAATTAGATAGAagtttaattatttgattgattatttttTGGAAACCAATCCTCCTCTCCATCTCCTCTCTCTCCCGCTGCCAACAAGCGGGTGTTCCCTCTTATTGTCGTGACCAACACAAGGGataaaaactctcccttgtgtgcttctcttcttcttcctcttaattcattttctttactcgtggctagtaacttatgaatgagagacttgtactcaaggagttgtgtTGAAGAGCTTGGCGTGGaaacgaatagaggcgaggtttgacAACATCattacggttgatgcccttctcgttacaggtcatctgtAAAGTATacttagcgtaaatttacttttcgtaaaattttaattatgcgatcatttTTGGTAAGTTGTATCCTTATATgcatgtggtgtgtgtgatgtaataattaggaattattattgttttattttttttgttgcgaATGTTTATGAAACATGTTCTAGCACGCACCCGCATCGGACATGCCTCAACACTAAGCTACGACACAGTTGCAGCAATTATAATTTTGTAGCTACGACAATTATAACAGTTGTAGTAGTTATAAtttagtagttgctacaacataggGGAAAAAATTATAAAGGACTAAAATTATTCAGagcatttgaaaatattttaaacggTATTTTTTGGACTTGAAACTGGGTTGTTATAGGTTTCACTTAATAATTAGTTGTAGATTTCTGAATGagctttaatttaatatattatgtgtcCCGTGGTTCAACTTGAATCAAAAGTTATTGACTCTCAAAGCTTATCTTACCTAATATTCACGTGATAATAATTGTGAAATCGTAGCAACTACGAAACCTGATATAATGCGACCTTAACTTAGGATTTAAGTGAGAATATAGATGAAATATGtgtgttagaaattaaaaatGTACATGAGAGTATTTGTTTCATTTTAAATGAGATGAGATGTgacgttcttttaataaaaaattaaaatgaaacgacCTTAGGTAATTAAGGAAAAATccctttattttttatattttaatattattataaactACTATAGTCTTGGTTAaaagtgcttaaaaatattttataatccaAAACTTATTATAATAGGGTGGggctaaaaaaaattttaataaaaaaatgggACATAATTAAAAtaagggatatatatatatatatatatatatatatatatatatatatatatatatatatatatatatatatatattagcctAGAGTTAGGGTTCTACTAATTTGGTAAGTTTTTAAgttcttaaaatatattttttattaatttaaaaaaaaatcataaatacattttctaattaaaaatattaaaagaatattttattatttattattttacgttttttttttaagaacttAGCGCTATTTAAACCCGAACGCTCCTTCCCAACTCGAACAGGCATCGAGCAGAGCAGAGCAGCGCTGAGGAAGAGCTTAGAGGGCTACTTCGATTGAGCTCGCCTTCGtagtcttctccttcttcttcgagCTGCGGCCATGAAGTATGTCTTGGTGACGGGAGGGGTGGTCAGCGGGCTGGGGAAAGGGGTCACTGCCAGCAGCATTGGGCTCCTCCTCAAGGAATGCGGACTCCGCATCACGGCGATAAAGATCGGTGAGTTTCTGCTCTATTTCAACCCTATCTTCCATGTAAAATCGGTGTTTTTATCGTGCATTACTATAGAGGCCGTAAATATGCCCCAAAATCGATCGCCTTGGCCCGGTGGTGGAAGCCCTTAGCAATTATAGCTCCTTGTTTATTTGTTTTGAAATCTTCGAATAAGCTCGTTGATCTGGTTCTGAGTTGTAGTTAAACTCTTTACTTATCTTCAATTTGAGTTTAGTTTTGTTGTCTATTAAAAAGAGAATAGCAAAAATAGGGCAACAATATCTCATGAATCAATGCTTTTATGTGAATACTACGTCGTATTAAATGCATCTTCTATTTATCTTTGATAAGTTCTTATTCAGCCCATCATAAAGGTCACAGATCCAACTGAGAAAATAAGATATGGAAAAAGTATCCGTCCATATGTTTTTTTTTACGTCTGTTTGGGATAGAAAGACTAAAGGTGATAATTTGAAGCAGTTAGTCAGGGAATGACATGTTTTTATGTGAGATGTTTCTGCAGATCCTTATCTGAATACTGATGCTGGGACAATGTCTCCATTTGAGCATGGAGAAGTATTTGTCTTAGATGACGGTGGCGAGGTAAGTTCTGTTTGTTTTCCCCCTTCTCAACTGAGACGTCAGTATTATGCAAAACGGATGCTTTGATTGAAGGTGGACTTGGATCTTGGAAACTATGAAAGATTTCTTGATATAAAATTAACTAGTGACAACAACATCACAACTGGAAAGATCTTTCAGGTACTAAATCAAACTGTGATTCTACTGAAGGTTCTATGAGTATTTTATTTGTGACTGTCTTGCCATTCAAAACTGCAACTTAAGTTTTTACGGAGTCATACTTTGTTTTCCATCCTCCATCGCGATGTCCATCTCTACCTTTATCAACTTACCTGTACACTGTATTATTTTGTAATAGCATGTCATCAACAAGGAGAGGAAGGGAGATTATTTAGGAAAGACAGTCCAGGTGTGTTATCTCCGTGACttctctagatcactgattagtTGGTTAGATCATACCTTGCTAATTTCCTAGTATTCCTGAAAATGTTGCTGTTTTCTTCCTTTAAGGTTGTTCCACACATTACAGATGCTATACAAGAGTGGATTGAACGTGTAGCTATGATACCTGTGGATGGAAGAGAAGGCCCTGCTGATGTTTGTGTTATAGAATTGGGTGGAACTATAGGTATGCCACTTGATTTTTATTACTTGTAATTAGGTGAAATCTTATCATATATCAGCCAGCAACTCAGCAACTTGGCACTTTTGGAGAAATATAATTTTCAAGATGGTACCCATAGTAGTTGAGTATGCGGTGCAGGAGCTACGATCTTTTCACGGCATAATGAGAGTAGCATTCTTGATGCAGGGGACATAGAATCTATGCCATTTATAGAGGCTATGAGTCAGTTCTCTCACAGAGTAGGTGAGAATACTTCTCATAATCACttgcatagaaaaattatttcttatgattAGCTTATTTGCCAAGTCATCTTTCATGTTTCTCCATATTCTTCTTTTTCCAGGATCTGGGAATTTTTACCTAGTTCATGTCAGTCTTGTTCCGGTTCTAAATGTAGTCGGTGAGCAGGTCTAGACCTCACTCCATGTTTTGTATATACGATATTTTGTCTTGCCACTCTACTTAGTCCCTACCGTTATTGTAGCTTTTTGATGTGATTGCTTGGTTTCTATATATGTAGAAAACTAAGCCAACACAACATAGTGTTCGGGGCCTAAGAGGTCTTGGATTGACACCAAATATTTTGGCCTGTCGGACTACCAAGGTTTCCACTCAACACACCATCTATCATCTCCTTCTGAGACTCCTTTGTCCTAATGTTTCTTTGTGCACTAACTGTTCCCTTCTTTCTTTATGCTTTACCAGCCTCTGGATGACAACATAAAAGAGAAGCTTTCACAATTTTGTCACGTTCCAGTATTACTTTCTTTAGTTTCAACACCATACTTTTCTTTGCAACTGATGAATGCTATTGTTTCCAAATGCTAATTGTTAATAAATTGTATTCCAGCTTGAAAATATTATTACACTCCCTGATGTCACAAACATTTGGCACATTCCTTTGTTGTTGAGGGTAGGACCTATAGTCGTGATACAATTTAGTTGACTCATTTAGTACTCCGATAAATTATCCTATTTTGCAACTTGCATTAAAATGTAGCTGTTTTCTCCTGTAGGAGCAGAAGGCACATGAAGCTCTAATAAAGACATTGAACCTTCAAGGGTCGGTCTACTAATCCTGTCTATTCCAATGATATGAAATCCTTTTTTTTATCTGCTTAAAAACAGATACATACAaacagattttattttatttttattactaacTCTAACACTTGCAGGATAGTTAAGGAGCCTTTGTTGGAAGAATGGTCTGTGCATGCTAGAATTTGTGATGCTTTGCATGATCCTGTGGGCCCTCTCACTTGCTTTCTGCTTTTCCTCTTATTCCCTTTTATCTCTGTGGCTTAATTTCTGATTTACTTGtagtaatttgatcatttattgatATTTCAGGTCAGGATTGCCATAGTTGGAAAATATACTGGCCTTTCTGATTCTTACATCTCCGTGTTGGAGGTGAATACTCTCGTTACTGATTTTGCATATCCTTGTTCCTAGGCTTGTGCAAGATAGTTTAAATTCTGGCTATTTTCTGGAAGGCTTGActtctatttatttttcttctaaggaattttattttttatttgtataaTTATATTGTTCATTTGAGAGCACAAAAGTGACGAAAAATAATACCCAAGCGCTGCTAGATGAAAGGTCAATGTACTTGTCATGAGGATCTAGGAAAGGATAATAGACTTTATACATAAGCATGGTGCATTATCAAAAGCAAATGATGGTTGATTTTGCACTGCACTATGCCTGAAAGCTTATGCGTACTAAGAGCCAGGCCCAGCATTCTGAGATCCTAAATTTTTAATAGAAGCTCTCAATTTCTACACTCCTTGAAGCGAATTCACAATTTTATCTAAAGTTATGGTATTGTATTAGTGATGTTATCAGGCAAGAATTCATTCATTGTCAGCCCCCTCCAATTACGCATGTTTTCCACTTTGTCACCTcacttttttcattttttatatattattattttttaaactttggCCAATTGTTTTTCAGGTATATTGGTATTTATGTGGAACTAATGAGGTGGTAAGTTAGGAAAAATGATAGAGTACTGGTGGGAAAAGTAATGAACCAAGATAACAAATGTGACAATAATCATATGAGTTGGTTTATCCACAAGTTAATAAATCTATTAATGAGATGAAGGTAGAAAAAGCGCAAATGGACAGAGAAACTAAACCCAATTTCTTGCTACTCTACCCTGTGAATTTTTATCAGTGCATTTCATTTATTTTCTCTAAGTTGGTGTGTCTTCAATTCTGATTATATTTGATTGCAGCATTTAACTTGAACATATTCGCAGGCACTTTTGCATGCTTCCACTGCTTGCAAGAAGAAACTTGTGGTGGACTGGGTTCCATCTTCTGACCTGGAAGACAATACTACCCTAGAAGTATGTTTAATGTTCATTAGTTTCCTGCTGTTATTGTTAGTTTGACATGGCTGGATGATTGCTACGTGCAGGCACTTGAACTTCACAAGGCAGCATGGAAACAGTTGAAGGTGCGAAGAATTCCTGTTTTTACCATCTGATATTAGATGCATGAGACAATTTGAAATGCCAaacttttagatgtttgaatccTTAAATTCGTAGTTGTACCTATCTAATTCTCTCTGAATTAGGGTGCAAATGCTGTACTAGTCCCAGGAGGTTTTGGAGATAGGGGTGTGGAAGGAAAAATTCTTGCTGCTAAATATGCCCGTGAAAACCATGTTCCATTTCTTGGAATTTGTCTTGGCATGCAAATTGCTGTGGTGGAATTTGCTCGGTCTGTGATGAATTTGCAGGATGCAAATAGCACAGAATTTGATCCTCACACAACAAATCCCTGCATAATTTTCATGCCGGAGGTGATTAATCTAGTTGTcactttatttttttctctcattcACAGCTTCTGCTGTCTTACATCTCTGAGAATGCCAACTGAAGGGCTCAAAAACTCATAAGGGAGGTACAATGCGAGTTGGATCAAGGAGAACATATTTTGATGTTACAGATTCCAAATCTGCAAAACTGTAAGCAGGCAACTAGAAGTTGAAGTTAATTTAAGTGTTCTTTTTTTGTGTGTACTCTTCTCTTGGCTGCTTATTAGAGAAATAACTAACTCATAGCTTCTATTTAGGTATGGCAATCCTAACTTTGTGGATGAAAGACATCGACATAGATATGAGGTCGGTTCATATACAAAAATTTTAGTAGAATGTTCTACTTGGCTGCTCCAGTATCTGTTTCATTTGTTCTCAATTGACTAATTCTGTATAATTTTGTACACAGATAAACCCTGACAAGGTTGCAGAATTTGAAAAAGCTGGTCTTGAATTTGTTGGTAAAGATGAAACCAGAAGACGTATGGAGGTACACAATGCTCTACATCTAATAGCATCGTAGTAAATTTGGTTAGGTAGATAACATATTCTTTTGGCGGCGCAGATTGTTGAATTGCCTAATCATCCATATTTCGTCGGTGTCCAATTTCATCCAGAGTTCAAATCAAGGCCCGGAAAACCTTCTCCTCTTTTCTTAGGTAACCTTTTGTGCGGTATCATTAGTATATTCAATGACAAATCAGTAGTTTAATGACTTTTTATGCTGAATTTGTATCCTTGGCATCtcttgtttaacttgaattttctACAGGACTGGTCGAGGCTGCATGTGGAAAGCTTGACTGTCTGCCGGTAAACGCTGCCCATCTTAGCAACTCACCCAAACGAGCTATGTCCCctgcaaatgcttatgaaaatgGGAACCCGAAGAAGCCGGCTAAGAGCTTTTCACATAGAAAAATCTTCCCCAATGCCAATGGTGTGCATGCATGATACATATATATAAGCAAGTTGTCTTAGTTTTCGACAAAAAATCCGCACTAGCTGGCTTAGGGTTTTAGCAATGTGACAACTATATGTCAATGTTCTAGTTGATTTTCCTTTCTTATAATTTGGAATATGTGTCTTTGTCCAATAGTATTTGGTATATTTAACCTTAGCCTCCCTTGAATTATATCATAGTCAACCATGTAGATAATTATATACATGTACATTAAATGAATATATTGTTTGTGGGTACCTCAAATGACTACATGATATTGAATCTTCTTGTTTACTTTGTATGTTGGAGATCGACGAGAAAGATGTATAGGACCGATGGTCCAACTTACTACTTGCTTGACGATGAAatgttaaaattttcaaattaccACTAGAATTGCTACAATACGATGAAGCCATTGATTATTCGACCTCTCGCTTTTGAATGCATAATAGATACTTCGAATCAGACTAAAGAATAcatcaattggatctaattatcatCATAAATAAGGTTAAATTGGATATAAATTGAAAGCAACGACAAACAAATGGTCGAATCTGAATTCATCACATTAGTCATTGATCTTATTAGTCGTCGGAGTTACTGCAAGTGTAGCAGATGATCTTCTATGGGGCTGGGCAGCAATTGAATCTTATCTCAATAGGGAAGAGTCTAAGGAAGAAGACACTCTCAAAACCCTCTTGATTCAAGATGTCAATGGGCTTCTTCCCTTATATACCAAGTCCATCATGCATGGACCATCCACTTTAAAACCCATAACCCATTAACAATCTGCCAATGTTAATGGAATGGATTATTGGATCTACATGTTAAATCCACATCCAATATCTAAACTCTTCCTTAATGCTACAGAGTATTATATCACATAATTAAGATTTAGTTtcttaattacaattaattttGTATGTGTGTTCATCAAGTGTAAGCCCACCTTATGGAGATTAAGTCCACTCATGTGGGCTTAATCATTCAATCTCTTACTTGGGTTATACTTGATCCCTTATACACCACATAACCCTTAATTGAGTTCAACATGTCGATGCAATTTGTACTAatggtctaacttaggttttgatgaatgacaagtgagttaagttaggtgttatcgtaatctaaccttgttaccgaaTGTGGAGGTTGACTAACTTAACAGGTCAAGAGGACctaacaccaggcaggaagtttaGTTGGGATGTTTGCTTCCCGAGTGGCGAAGTTTGGATGTTCGATTCCGACAGGAGATCGGGATGTGCGATTCCTGAGTGGCGAAGTCTGGACGTGCGATTCCGGCAGGAatacctggtgggtcagattgaTGTCAATAAGGTAACTTGACACATGGTAAGTGAAAGTAAGTCACTGGatgagagtgactaagtgaggacgcaccCTGATTAAGGGGATAGTAGACGTAGGTCCAATTTAGGTACATTTCAAAAACATAAATTGAGATCCTAACTAGATTCTGGTTTGGAGGACAGGGtctaaatcataaattaattatattattattgtgctaactttattttgtaagttagatattatcatgttggactaacctaacttgCAGGGTAGAAGGAGCAAAAAATACCTCGAGTGAACAGTGCCCAAGGCGctttcaagcattggaaggcgccttcgtgcTGTTTATGATTTTacatgttggaggcgccttcaaggctaaggaaggcgccttccatacccTTTAAATGGGTGTCTCGACCACGCTTCTATACATAACTTCCATACGAGTTTTTATGCGTCTGATCGTCTTTCTGCTGATGCGACTTCCTGCTACTGCTATGCTATGACATTGTTATGCTCGACTATTGCTGAGGAATTGTCCAACATTGAGCTTGATCTGATAATCttcgaaggtgttgggtaacgaatTTACGATCCggtacttaattattgcaaaagaaaAGTGTAGAGTGTTACACTTGTCTTATTCTTTCTCTTATACTCGATCTCTTCTTCCGACAGTTCTAGAAGAGGTGTTTTAGTGGATTACTCGTCGATAGGACTAcgagacttgggtcttggagtaggagtcgccgaaggctccgaaccaagtaaaatcaaactgtgtctctttcttttacttgcttttgcttttgtgttttttttccgttgcatacttatttcaaaaagcaaaatgtttttcaaaaccacgtgattcatctCCCTTCTCACTTGTGTTTTGATCCAACATGTGATATTAGAGCGAGATtctgctttgaattggtgcaatcaccaatcAAGCCGGGGGAATTGTTTTGTTTCTGTTCAGATTTTGATTTTTTGTgccttatttgaattggtaaaaaaaattacctctttaaataattatttcaagttcaatttttactcgaagttggtgcaacactactcgagttatcgacatattttttttaaacactactaatccaagaccaagtcttggtacctcctCTTAGTTTTCTATTTTCAGTAATCAATGGCCCAACTTGAGGGATTCAGCACCGCTCGTCCTCCTCTCTTCAACAGAAATGGTTTTCTGTATTGGAAGAAGAGGATGGAAATTTACTTGAAGATGGACATCGAGCAATGGTTCACCATTCGACGAGGGTACCAGACGCCTGTAGATGAAACAACAAAAGTACTACTCAATCTTGAAAGGTGGAGTCTAGAAGATAAAAAAGAAAGCCCAGATCGACTCAAAAGCATTTAACATGATCCAATGTGAACTTACAAAAGAGGAACCCAATCGAGTTGTCCCTCATGAGAATGCAATGGAGCTATGGGACAAATTCattgaactacatgaaggaactacCGACCCAAGCATAACGAAGTGTGATCTATTATTGAATTCATTATTTAATAATGTGGGATGGAGAAACTGCAAGCTAACTCCAcgtgaggatcaaggatatcctcaacgaccTGTACATGATAGGACATCAACTCGAGAATCGCAATGTCATCAGATACACTCTAAATTCATTCCCTCGAAACTTACTATGGACATCGATTGTAaatgcctataaggtttcaaggaaCCTCTCAAAATTAaatctagatgaattattttgtgaattagagatGCTTGAACAAACTAATGgcccaaaggtcaagaaaggaaTTACTTTTCTTGTAGGTACTTCGAAGGGAGGTAAACCTGAAGCAGAAATTGAATCTGAATCAGAATCAGACAAAGAAAAgcaactagtgaacatggtaaggaaaatgttcactagatgcaagaaaaacttcaccaaatgcgacatgaagaagatgtccaagtcTGCATCCAACAACTCAAAGATAAACGTTATATGCTACGACTACAACAAGAAAGAGCACTTTAAACACAAATGTCCAAACGAAAACAAGATCAAGaagcaaaagaaagcactaaaggcgacttgggatgagtcttcttcggaCGGATTGTGAGCAGATAAATTGAATCAAGCAAGTTACCTCACACTGATGGCAACCGGAGGTGAATCGGATCAAGAATCAGAATATGAGTCAAGCAACGGATCCGCATCTAGTTTAGATGAACCAACTGGGGTAACATTTAATTACAttataaatttctttaaaattatttcatgccTAAATAAAAAGTTAACTAAAACTGAAGAACATGTTAAACTCCTCCTCAAGGAAAATAACATCTTTAAGGAACAACTGAACTTGATCTCTTTAATTGACCAAGTTCAAGACAAAGATTCATCTCAAGCTGgtaaaacttgagaaagaaaattctattttgaaaaattaagtgAAAGAGTTAAAAAAATAGTTGAAAAAGTTTACCTCGGGATCCAAacatcta is a window encoding:
- the LOC121981225 gene encoding CTP synthase-like isoform X3, encoding MIPVDGREGPADVCVIELGGTIGATIFSRHNESSILDAGDIESMPFIEAMSQFSHRVGSGNFYLVHVSLVPVLNVVGEQKTKPTQHSVRGLRGLGLTPNILACRTTKPLDDNIKEKLSQFCHVPLENIITLPDVTNIWHIPLLLREQKAHEALIKTLNLQGIVKEPLLEEWSVHARICDALHDPVRIAIVGKYTGLSDSYISVLEALLHASTACKKKLVVDWVPSSDLEDNTTLEALELHKAAWKQLKGANAVLVPGGFGDRGVEGKILAAKYARENHVPFLGICLGMQIAVVEFARSVMNLQDANSTEFDPHTTNPCIIFMPEGSKTHKGGTMRVGSRRTYFDVTDSKSAKLYGNPNFVDERHRHRYEINPDKVAEFEKAGLEFVGKDETRRRMEIVELPNHPYFVGVQFHPEFKSRPGKPSPLFLGLVEAACGKLDCLPVNAAHLSNSPKRAMSPANAYENGNPKKPAKSFSHRKIFPNANGVHA
- the LOC121981225 gene encoding CTP synthase-like isoform X1; amino-acid sequence: MKYVLVTGGVVSGLGKGVTASSIGLLLKECGLRITAIKIDPYLNTDAGTMSPFEHGEVFVLDDGGEVDLDLGNYERFLDIKLTSDNNITTGKIFQHVINKERKGDYLGKTVQVVPHITDAIQEWIERVAMIPVDGREGPADVCVIELGGTIGATIFSRHNESSILDAGDIESMPFIEAMSQFSHRVGSGNFYLVHVSLVPVLNVVGEQKTKPTQHSVRGLRGLGLTPNILACRTTKPLDDNIKEKLSQFCHVPLENIITLPDVTNIWHIPLLLREQKAHEALIKTLNLQGIVKEPLLEEWSVHARICDALHDPVRIAIVGKYTGLSDSYISVLEALLHASTACKKKLVVDWVPSSDLEDNTTLEALELHKAAWKQLKGANAVLVPGGFGDRGVEGKILAAKYARENHVPFLGICLGMQIAVVEFARSVMNLQDANSTEFDPHTTNPCIIFMPEGSKTHKGGTMRVGSRRTYFDVTDSKSAKLYGNPNFVDERHRHRYEINPDKVAEFEKAGLEFVGKDETRRRMEIVELPNHPYFVGVQFHPEFKSRPGKPSPLFLGLVEAACGKLDCLPVNAAHLSNSPKRAMSPANAYENGNPKKPAKSFSHRKIFPNANGVHA
- the LOC121981225 gene encoding CTP synthase-like isoform X2 — protein: MKYVLVTGGVVSGLGKGVTASSIGLLLKECGLRITAIKIDPYLNTDAGTMSPFEHGEVFVLDDGGEVDLDLGNYERFLDIKLTSDNNITTGKIFQHVINKERKGDYLGKTVQVVPHITDAIQEWIERVAMIPVDGREGPADVCVIELGGTIGDIESMPFIEAMSQFSHRVGSGNFYLVHVSLVPVLNVVGEQKTKPTQHSVRGLRGLGLTPNILACRTTKPLDDNIKEKLSQFCHVPLENIITLPDVTNIWHIPLLLREQKAHEALIKTLNLQGIVKEPLLEEWSVHARICDALHDPVRIAIVGKYTGLSDSYISVLEALLHASTACKKKLVVDWVPSSDLEDNTTLEALELHKAAWKQLKGANAVLVPGGFGDRGVEGKILAAKYARENHVPFLGICLGMQIAVVEFARSVMNLQDANSTEFDPHTTNPCIIFMPEGSKTHKGGTMRVGSRRTYFDVTDSKSAKLYGNPNFVDERHRHRYEINPDKVAEFEKAGLEFVGKDETRRRMEIVELPNHPYFVGVQFHPEFKSRPGKPSPLFLGLVEAACGKLDCLPVNAAHLSNSPKRAMSPANAYENGNPKKPAKSFSHRKIFPNANGVHA